A window of Argopecten irradians isolate NY chromosome 1, Ai_NY, whole genome shotgun sequence contains these coding sequences:
- the LOC138328488 gene encoding sulfotransferase 4A1-like, translated as MDLVTIVDEQNNKYTYKRYKGYAFHQEVVGNVRDRLEEVANFNVREDDVVIGIFPKSGTHWLYNTVLMLRSGSLKYHGSGPGLELDDLKLIEDMPSPRTFVSHLRFRFLPEQMKLGKGKIVTLTRNPKDLVVSMYHMMQKMGDLGYQGTFDGFLKRFLSEECFCGNWFSWIKDMEEWKTPNFLCLSYHDFKENTFVNVVKLARFLELDHDEEFLRSVSESIQFEKLKESHEKTTPPSDRWKHVSEDGRLPIYRKGKVGDWKNMFTVAQSEHFDRIFREKVEQLGLKIDTKFE; from the exons ATGGATCTTGTAACCATCGTGGATGAGCAGAATAACAAATACACCTATAAACGGTATAAAGGATATGCCTTCCACCAGGAAGTTGTCGGAAATGTAAGAGACCGACTGGAGGAAGTAGCCAATTTTAACGTCAGAGAGGACGATGTTGTCATTGGTATTTTCCCCAAGTCTG GTACACATTGGCTTTACAACACAGTATTGATGCTACGATCAGGATCATTGAAATACCATGGATCAGGACCGGGACTAGAATTGGATGATCTTAAGCTAATTGAGGATATGCCGTCACCAAGGACCTTTGTCTCTCATTTACGTTTCCGGTTCCTTCCCGAACAGATGAAGCTCGGAAAAGGAAAAATCGTCACACTCACACGTAATCCGAAGGATCTTGTGGTATCCATGTATCACATGATGCAAAAGATGGGAGACCTCGGTTACCAGGGAACTTTTGATGGCTTCTTAAAGAGATTTCTTTCGGAAGAAT GCTTCTGCGGGAATTGGTTTTCGTGGATAAAGGACATGGAGGAATGGAAAACTCCTAACTTTCTTTGTCTGTCCTACCACGACTTTAAAGAG AACACATTTGTTAATGTGGTCAAATTAGCCAGGTTCTTGGAGCTTGATCACGACGAGGAGTTTCTGCGATCGGTCTCGGAAAGTATTCAGTTCGAGAAATTAAAAGAAAGTCATGAGAAAACAACCCCTCCTAGTGATCGATGGAAGCATGTATCTGAGGATGGCCGACTTCCTATTTATAGGAAAG GAAAAGTTGGAGACTGGAAAAACATGTTCACTGTTGCCCAAAGCGAACACTTTGATAGAATATTCAGAGAAAAGGTAGAACAACTTGGTCTGAAAATTGATACTAAATTTGAATAA
- the LOC138328463 gene encoding sulfotransferase 4A1-like: MDLVTIVDEQNNKYTYKRYKGYPFLQEVVGNVRDRLEEVANFNVREDDVLIGIFPKSGTHWLLNTILMLRSGSLKYHGTGLGIEFDDLKKIEDMPSPRTLVSHLRYRFLPEQMKLGKGKIVTLTRNPKDLVVSMHHMMQKMGDLGYQGNFEGFLKRFISEECFLGNGSWFSWIKDMEEWKTPNFLCLSYHDLKQNTFANVVKLAKFLELDHDEEFLRSVSENIQFDKLKESHEKTAPNDRWKHMSEEGRLPIYRKGKVGDWKNTFTVAQNEKFDRLFREKVEELGLKIDTKFE; encoded by the exons ATGGATCTTGTAACCATTGTGGATGAGCAGAATAACAAATACACCTATAAACGGTATAAAGGATATCCCTTTCTCCAAGAAGTTGTTGGAAATGTTCGAGACCGACTGGAGGAAGTCGCCAATTTCAACGTCAGAGAGGACGATGTTCTCATTGGTATTTTCCCAAAGTCTG GTACACATTGGCTTTTAAACACAATCTTGATGCTACGATCAGGATCATTGAAATACCACGGAACAGGGCTAGGAATAGAATTCGATGATTTAAAAAAGATTGAGGACATGCCGTCACCAAGAACTCTCGTCTCCCATTTGCGTTATCGGTTTCTTCCAGAACAGATGAAGCTCGGAAAAGGGAAAATCGTCACACTCACACGTAATCCGAAGGATCTTGTGGTATCTATGCATCACATGATGCAAAAGATGGGAGACCTCGGTTACCAGGGAAATTTTGAAGGCTTCTTGAAGAGATTTATTTCGGAGGAAT GCTTCCTTGGGAATGGATCATGGTTTTCGTGGATAAAAGACATGGAGGAATGGAAAACTCCTAACTTCCTTTGTCTGTCATACCACGACTTGAAACAG AACACATTTGCTAATGTGGTCAAATTAGCAAAGTTCTTGGAGCTTGATCATGACGAGGAGTTCCTGCGGTCGGTCTCGGAAAATATTCAGTTTGACAAATTGAAAGAAAGTCACGAGAAAACGGCCCCTAATGATCGATGGAAGCACATGTCTGAGGAAGGTCGACTTCCTATCTACAGGAAAG GAAAAGTTGGAGACTGGAAAAACACGTTCACCGTTGCCCAAAACGAAAAATTTGATAGACTATTCAGAGAAAAAGTAGAAGAACTTGGTCTCAAAATTGATACTAAATTTGAATAA